The DNA sequence CCGTGCAGCCGCAGGGGTCGGATGATCCGGCGTTCGATCTCCTTGCCGTACGGTCGGCCGGTCGCCTTCTCGATGATCTGGCCGAGCAGGAGGTAGCCGGTGTTGGAGTACGCGTAGTCGGAGCCCGGGGGTTCGAACGTCGGCGGGTTGGCCACCGCCCGCCGCACCAACTCGGCTGCGGGCCAGGTCCGCAGGCGGTTGTCCAGAAACTCCGGCGTCGGCGGCATCGGCAGCAGGCGACGGTAGTCCGGCACCCCGCTCGTGTGGTTGAGCAGCTGCCGCACGGTGATCCGGTGGCCGTTGGGGACGGCACCGGGCAGCCACGTTCCGACCTTGTCGTGCAACCGCAGGCGGCCCTCGGCCACGAGTTGCAGGGTGACGGTGGCCAGGAACGTCTTCGTGATGCTGCCCATCCGGAAGCGGCCGTGTGCCGGGACCGCCCGCGTCGTACCCAACTCGGAGACCCCGCTGGTGCCCCGCCATACGCCGTCTTCGTCACGCACCTCCATCAGCGCGCCCACAGCGCTCTCGGCGATGATCGCGTCAAGTCCTCTCTGCAGCCCGGAACGATCCGGCTCCCCCGCCCCGGCGAGCGCGGCGGTTGGCGCCGCGAGCACCGCGACCGCCGTCGTCACCGTCACCAGCACCCGATGTACGCACTTCATCCCGGCCTCCCCATCAGCACTCGCCACAGCGCCCGCCGTACGCTCGGCCCCGTAGGCAATGAGCTTGCTGGAGCGGCCACTCAGCCACGATGGGGCCCGTCGCCGTATCCGTCCGGGGGTTACCCCCACCAGCACGGGCAGCCGCCACCCGCCCTCCCCGAGAGACGGTCGCCATCCTCAGACAGACAGGCGACGCACTCCCCTCTCCGCGCACTGACGGCGCATGCGCGGTGACCAGGCACGCTCACCGAGCCTCGCCAGGAGGGCCGGGGTGACCACGAGGACCAGGAACACCTCTGCGCCAGCGCCACGACCTCTTCCTTCTGCCGCTCCTGGCATGGCACCGCCTCGCCCCGCGCAGCACGACGCTGGGCGAGGCGATCACCGCCGTAAGCCTGCTCCTGGAAATGCCGGCCGACGACGCGCGCCCACGCCGCGACCTCGCGGACGTCCTGAGCCGCTTCTCCGGCGGCCACGGCCAACTCTCGACCCCCTCAAGTGGCCGTTCGGTTCGGCGTGAGGGTGACCGGCGCAGCCCGCCGACTCACCCCGGCCCGCGCCCGCCAAGGCGTGCGGGTTCTCGACCGGGCCCAGCTGGTCGGAGGCAACAACCGGGGTCGCCGAAGCCCCGGCGGGCGCCGTTGGCGCGTAAGGCATCCACCAGGACGGCGGACAGACCTTCGCCCTGCCGGTCCGGCCGGACGGTTTCGGCGACAAGCCGGGCTACCACCAGCTCCTTGTCCGGCCACAGGCCGCGAACGAGGACACACGCAGCCGTACAGCTGGAACCCCAACAGGAGCGGATCGCGGTGGCCGCCGACGCCCCCTTGGGTACGGCGGAGGTCACCTTCGACCTGGACGGCATCCAGGGCGCCGCCAGGCCCGAGATCGCAGCCCCGAGGAAGTGACGAAGGAGGCGGGGCGGGACCGGGTGAGCCTCCGCCGGTGACACCGAAGAAGCACCCACGCCCCGCCACCCGACCACCTTCCCGAAGTGCCTCGACCAGCGCGGACCTTAAGGTGGCAGCTCGAACGAGTTACGTGCGGGGGGGCGGTGTGAGGGACGTTCGGGGTGCGAAGGGCAGCCGGAGTCGGTTCGCCGTAGTCGTGGCGGTCGTGCTGTGGGCAGCCGCGCTGGTCGCCTTCGCCGTCCCGCTGCGGCACGCGCTCGTCGCCACGCAGGCCTACCGGGCCGGTTACTGGGCGACGGTCACCGACGGGCGCGAGCTGGGCGACTTCGCCTGGAGGGACCCGGCAGGCCGGACGGTCCGCGGCGCCATCGAGGGCGTGCCCGAGGACGGCGTGTGGGACGAGGAGGGCGAGGGGACCAGCGACATCACCGGTGACCGCGTCTGGGTGTCGCGGAGCGGTGTTGCCCACATCAGCGAGTCGCCCGTCGAGAAGGACATGGTCGTCGGGTACGCCGGTGCGGGCGCCGTGGGCGGCGTCGTCCTGCTGGTACTGCGCGCCCGGTACGGCCGCCGCGCGGAAGGACGGGAGCTGGACACCCTCGTCCCCTCTCTGTGGTCGCTCAAGGGAAGGTGACATCCGGGCCTTCGAAGGTGGGACGGACCAGCGCAGGCTGGTGTCCCCGGGCCTTCCGTCATTTTCCCGTACACCCGGCCCTCGCGCCCGGGGCGGGAAATCGCCGCCCGGCGCGGGGTTCAGGCCGAGTCGGCCGAGTGATGGGTGATCAGATCTCCCGGCTGGCAGTGCAGGGCATCGCAGATCTTCGACAGGGTGGAGAAGCGGATCGCTTTGGCGCGGCCGTTCTTGAGGATGGACAGGTTCACCACGGTGATGCCCACCTGCGCGGAGAGTTCGGTGAGGGTCATGCCGCGTTCGGCCAGGAGCCGGTCCAGGTGGATGTCGATGGTGTGGAGTTCCTCGTCGGCCATCACACCGTCCCTTCGAGGTCCTCCCGCATGGCCACGCCCTGACGCATGATCTTACCGAGGATCAAGGCTGCCAGACCCGGCACTATCAGTTCCAGCGGTCCGTCCATCTGTACGTCGGTCCCCACCGTCGGCGCCATGCTCTGCACCAGCCACGCATGGGACCAGCCGGTGAGCAGCGAGGCCACCGGCGCGCCCAGGGTCACGGCCCAGCCCAGCCGTGTCAGGTGCCGGGCCGCGGTGTCGGTGAACGGCCCGTTATCGACGATCGCCCTCAGCAGCAGGGCGAACATCACCAGCGCCACGGCCGCGAACAGTCCCCAGGTCAGCTCGTCCCCCACGCCGGCCGCGCGCTGGGCGAACGAGGGATCCTGCTGGCACAGATTCGCCTGGCTGCTGGACGCCTCCACGCCCGCCACGACCGGCAGGCCACCATCCAGTTTGGCGTTGACCCAGAACCCTGTCTTCGCGCACACCGTCCCGTCGTCGAACAGGCGCAAGGTGCTCTGTCCCAGAAAAGCCAGCCCGAGCACCACAGCCAGCAGCATGGACACCGAGCCCACGGTCCGGGTCAGACGCGTGTTCACCATCAACCTCCCCTATCGACTTTCGATATGTTCCAGCCTAGGTGAACATATCGAAAAACGACAAGTCCTGGAGTACGAGGCGGCCGTCGCGCACGGATCGCAAGGGACACCTGCCGCGCTCCGGCACGGGGGCACCCGTACCGTTGCTCCCATGTGCTGGAGCGCGACAGCCGACCTCATCGCGGGCACGGGCATCACGGCCGTAGGAATCGCCACCGTGGCCAGGGCGGCCCGACGCCCCCGTGACCTGCCCCTGGCCGCGCTCCCGCTCCTCCTCGGGGCCCACCAGCTCATCGAAGCCGCCGTCTGGCACCACAACGGCGGCAGCGGACCCGCCACCACGGCCTGGGCCGTCATCGCTCTCCCCCTGCTCCCGCTGTGGGTACCCGCAGCCGTCCTGTGCGCCGCTCCGCCCCACGCTCGCAGGCGCCTGCTCATCCCCCTCGCCGCGGGTATCGCGACGTCGGCAGCACTCGCGTACGCGCTGGTCACTCGTACCGTGACCGCCGAGATCCGCGAACACACGGTCGGCTACACCCTCGGCCTTTCACACACAGGGCTGACCGTCACGGGCTACCTGCTCGCCACCGTCGGCTCCCTGCTCCTCTCCGGTGACCGCGTCCTCACCCTCCTCGGGATCCTGGCCGCCATCGGGGCTGCGGTGTCCTTCGTCCTGTGGCAGCGGGAGTTCATCTCCACCTGGTGCGCAAGCGCCGCGGTGGCTTCGGTGGTGCTGTACCACTGGGCCAGACAACGCCACGCCGCCGCCCCGGAAACGGCGGCATCGCGGGTGCGCGATCGCCGCTCTCGCCACCTCCGAAAGCCGTGAAGTTCCACTGACCGGAACCGTACTGGCAGCAGACGGAGCCTTGGGGCAGGGTGAGGGCGCCTCGGCGAACCGGAGGTCCTGGGAGGCCTGGTGCCGGGGCCGAGCCTTTGAAATCCCGTACTGCGGACGCCCGTTGCCGTGATCCGTGGTGGCGGGGGCCGTCGGAGCGAAGGAGTTCCTCATGGACCTGAGACAGCCGAAGCCCGGGTCGCCGAAAGGCGGCGGAGACACCGAGAACCCGGACCGGCGCGCCATGCTCATCACCGTGCTCAAGGCGACGGCGGGCGCGGCGGCCACCGCCGCGACGGCCGGGGCACTCGCCGGCCCCGCCGCGGCGGCAGGACCCCGACGCGGCCCCGCCTCGGCCCGGGCGAACCAGGCGGACTGGCGGTTCTGCACGAAGTGCTACGGCCTCTTCTTCCGCGGCTACCCGTCCGACGGCGCGTGCCCGGCGGGCGGCGGGCACGACTC is a window from the Streptomyces spectabilis genome containing:
- a CDS encoding serine hydrolase domain-containing protein; translated protein: MKCVHRVLVTVTTAVAVLAAPTAALAGAGEPDRSGLQRGLDAIIAESAVGALMEVRDEDGVWRGTSGVSELGTTRAVPAHGRFRMGSITKTFLATVTLQLVAEGRLRLHDKVGTWLPGAVPNGHRITVRQLLNHTSGVPDYRRLLPMPPTPEFLDNRLRTWPAAELVRRAVANPPTFEPPGSDYAYSNTGYLLLGQIIEKATGRPYGKEIERRIIRPLRLHGTSAPGTSPRIRGPHPHGYVPIELATGRRLVDLTVMNPSLLGAGGEMISTTSDLNRFMAALLDGRLLPGHLLDEMRTPGVKEKQYGLGLRWQDTSCGVRLYGNDGDALAYQAWSFTTEDRRRQVTLALTPDFRGDPDDAVDALLDKAFCD
- a CDS encoding DUF6629 family protein; this translates as MCWSATADLIAGTGITAVGIATVARAARRPRDLPLAALPLLLGAHQLIEAAVWHHNGGSGPATTAWAVIALPLLPLWVPAAVLCAAPPHARRRLLIPLAAGIATSAALAYALVTRTVTAEIREHTVGYTLGLSHTGLTVTGYLLATVGSLLLSGDRVLTLLGILAAIGAAVSFVLWQREFISTWCASAAVASVVLYHWARQRHAAAPETAASRVRDRRSRHLRKP
- a CDS encoding helix-turn-helix domain-containing protein produces the protein MADEELHTIDIHLDRLLAERGMTLTELSAQVGITVVNLSILKNGRAKAIRFSTLSKICDALHCQPGDLITHHSADSA
- a CDS encoding DUF2975 domain-containing protein yields the protein MVNTRLTRTVGSVSMLLAVVLGLAFLGQSTLRLFDDGTVCAKTGFWVNAKLDGGLPVVAGVEASSSQANLCQQDPSFAQRAAGVGDELTWGLFAAVALVMFALLLRAIVDNGPFTDTAARHLTRLGWAVTLGAPVASLLTGWSHAWLVQSMAPTVGTDVQMDGPLELIVPGLAALILGKIMRQGVAMREDLEGTV